A region of Saccharococcus thermophilus DNA encodes the following proteins:
- a CDS encoding DHH family phosphoesterase — translation MSHFYERKAYRYPLYAFIALSVMFAACLFYFQWILGIVSLLLLGFVLYYVIQSQRSLYAELEQYISNLSYRVKKVGEEALMQMPIGIMLINDDYEVEWANQFLVSCFKKQTLVGYSLYDLADSLAAFVKQGQTNEEIINIHGKQFKVVIRREEKLLYFFDVTEQVDLQKRYEAERLVLAIIFLDNYDEITQGMDDPAKSQMNSHVTSILNQWANDYGMFLKRTSSDRFIAVLNEHILEQLEKSKFSILDEVREQTMKYNVQLTLSIGIGTGVSSLPELGALAQSGLDLALGRGGDQVAIKQGNGKVKFYGGKTNPMEKRTRVRARVISHALRELIIESDKVLIMGHKYPDMDALGAAIGILKVAQSNQKEGFIVIDTAKTDAGAQRLIEELKKHSELWSRCIKPEQGLELVTEDTLLIIVDTHRPSLVIEERLLYRTDHIVVIDHHRRGEEFIDAPILVYMEPYASSTSELVTELLEYQPKRVKLTMLEATALLAGIVVDTKSFTLRTGSRTFDAASYLRAQGADTVLVQKLLKESITNYVKRAKMIEHASIDSRGIAIAKGDPNETYDQVLIAQTADTLLTLSGVVASFVISKRADETIGISARSLGDINVQVIMERLGGGGHLTNAATQLSDITVEEAEQKLRAAIDDYLEGGKPS, via the coding sequence ATGTCTCATTTTTATGAAAGGAAAGCGTATCGCTATCCCTTGTACGCCTTTATTGCCTTATCGGTGATGTTTGCCGCCTGCTTGTTTTATTTTCAATGGATTTTAGGGATAGTTAGCTTGTTGCTCCTTGGTTTTGTACTTTATTACGTCATTCAATCACAGCGATCATTATATGCGGAGTTGGAACAATATATTTCTAATTTATCGTATCGGGTAAAAAAAGTCGGCGAAGAAGCGTTAATGCAAATGCCGATTGGCATTATGCTAATTAACGATGACTATGAGGTAGAATGGGCAAATCAATTTTTAGTTTCCTGTTTTAAGAAGCAGACGTTAGTCGGCTATTCGCTATATGACCTTGCTGATTCGTTAGCCGCTTTTGTGAAGCAGGGGCAGACGAATGAAGAGATCATCAACATCCATGGAAAACAATTTAAAGTCGTCATTCGCCGCGAGGAAAAACTGCTTTACTTTTTTGATGTCACAGAACAGGTGGACCTGCAAAAACGATATGAAGCGGAACGGCTAGTATTGGCCATTATTTTCCTCGATAATTACGACGAGATTACCCAGGGAATGGACGATCCGGCAAAAAGCCAGATGAACAGCCATGTGACGTCCATATTAAACCAATGGGCGAATGATTATGGTATGTTTTTAAAACGCACCTCATCAGACCGGTTTATCGCTGTTTTAAATGAACATATTCTCGAGCAATTAGAAAAAAGCAAATTTTCCATTTTGGATGAAGTTCGTGAACAAACGATGAAATATAACGTCCAGTTGACGTTAAGCATTGGAATTGGCACTGGTGTTTCGTCGCTTCCGGAATTGGGAGCGTTAGCACAGTCCGGTTTGGATTTAGCGTTAGGCCGTGGCGGTGACCAAGTCGCTATTAAACAAGGAAACGGAAAAGTAAAATTTTACGGCGGGAAAACAAACCCAATGGAGAAACGTACAAGGGTTCGCGCCCGCGTCATTTCCCATGCGCTTAGAGAATTAATTATCGAAAGCGATAAAGTGCTGATTATGGGACATAAATATCCTGATATGGATGCACTCGGCGCCGCGATCGGAATTTTAAAAGTCGCCCAGTCTAATCAAAAAGAAGGATTTATCGTGATTGATACAGCGAAAACAGATGCTGGGGCCCAACGCTTAATAGAAGAATTGAAAAAGCATTCGGAGCTATGGTCAAGGTGTATTAAGCCGGAACAAGGGCTGGAGTTAGTGACAGAAGATACATTGCTGATCATCGTCGATACGCATCGTCCTTCGTTAGTAATCGAAGAAAGATTATTGTATCGGACTGACCATATTGTTGTCATTGACCATCATCGCCGCGGCGAAGAATTTATTGATGCGCCGATTCTCGTTTATATGGAGCCATATGCTTCCTCCACTTCCGAACTCGTCACCGAGCTGCTTGAATACCAGCCAAAACGGGTGAAACTGACGATGCTAGAGGCGACGGCGCTTCTTGCAGGAATTGTCGTCGATACAAAAAGCTTTACGCTTCGTACTGGCTCGCGGACGTTTGACGCTGCTTCTTATTTGCGCGCCCAAGGCGCAGATACGGTATTAGTGCAAAAATTGTTAAAAGAGAGCATCACCAATTACGTCAAACGGGCGAAAATGATTGAACATGCCTCTATTGATTCAAGAGGCATCGCCATTGCCAAAGGAGATCCAAATGAAACATATGATCAAGTGCTAATAGCTCAGACGGCTGATACGTTGCTCACCTTAAGCGGGGTCGTCGCTTCGTTTGTCATTTCCAAGCGGGCGGATGAAACGATTGGCATTAGCGCCCGTTCGTTAGGGGACATCAATGTGCAAGTGATTATGGAGCGCTTAGGAGGCGGCGGACATTTAACCAATGCTGCCACACAGCTTTCCGATATAACCGTCGAGGAGGCGGAACAGAAATTGCGCGCCGCCATTGATGATTATTTAGAAGGAGGTAAACCATCATGA
- a CDS encoding YybS family protein produces MRKTYVITEGAIQLSLFAVLFLIALYVPLIGVIATLFLALPFIIFTIRHGYTYALLLLVASLIISALIGSLFSMLMALMFGTAGIAIGAMLARNKSRHIILLISALIFLINLVIDYAISVKFLQMDIIQETLSTFRQSFDMAMKMMKGMGQNPSPQLQEQIHQGFEILKYVVPSSFVIVAFLLAYITIIVSIPVLKRLKLPVGTWPPFRDITLPKSLLWVYVLVLVLSFIPFEKGTFAYIAILNVYYVLQLLLTVQGFSFLYHMANKKGIPKGMVIGGTVLCLFLPFLLYLIAILGIIDLGFDLRKRI; encoded by the coding sequence TTGCGGAAAACATATGTGATCACGGAAGGCGCTATCCAATTGTCCTTATTTGCTGTGTTATTTTTGATTGCTTTATACGTGCCGCTCATCGGAGTGATTGCGACTTTGTTTTTGGCGCTGCCGTTTATTATTTTTACGATAAGGCATGGGTATACTTATGCGCTTTTGCTCCTTGTTGCTTCACTCATTATTTCCGCGCTGATTGGCTCGCTGTTTTCCATGTTGATGGCACTGATGTTCGGAACAGCGGGGATTGCAATCGGGGCAATGCTTGCCAGAAATAAAAGCCGTCATATAATTTTACTTATCAGCGCGCTTATATTTCTTATTAACCTAGTCATCGATTATGCCATCTCCGTAAAATTTTTGCAGATGGACATCATTCAGGAAACGCTTTCAACTTTTCGCCAATCATTTGATATGGCGATGAAAATGATGAAAGGGATGGGGCAGAATCCGTCGCCGCAGTTGCAGGAACAAATTCACCAAGGATTCGAGATTCTAAAATATGTTGTGCCTTCGTCGTTTGTCATTGTTGCTTTTCTGCTTGCTTACATAACGATCATCGTCTCTATTCCGGTTTTAAAGCGATTGAAACTGCCGGTCGGCACGTGGCCGCCGTTTCGGGATATAACGTTGCCAAAAAGTCTATTATGGGTTTATGTATTGGTGCTTGTCCTATCTTTTATCCCATTCGAAAAAGGAACGTTTGCCTATATCGCTATTTTAAACGTATATTATGTATTGCAGCTGCTTTTGACGGTGCAAGGATTTTCCTTTTTATATCATATGGCGAATAAAAAAGGTATTCCAAAAGGGATGGTCATTGGCGGAACGGTGTTATGCTTATTCCTGCCTTTTCTACTTTATCTTATCGCGATATTAGGTATAATTGATTTAGGATTTGATTTGCGAAAACGCATATAA
- the rplI gene encoding 50S ribosomal protein L9 — protein sequence MKVIFLKDVKGKGKKGEIKNVADGYATNFLFKQGLAIEATPANIKALEAQKRKEQRQAEEELAKAKQLKEELEKITVELAAKAGEGGRLFGSITSKQIAEALQSQHNIKIDKRKIELDDAIRSLGYTNVPVKLHPEVTATLKVHVTEQK from the coding sequence ATGAAAGTGATTTTTCTGAAAGATGTCAAAGGGAAAGGGAAAAAAGGAGAAATTAAAAATGTCGCGGATGGCTATGCGACTAATTTCCTTTTCAAACAAGGGCTTGCGATTGAAGCAACACCGGCAAACATCAAAGCGTTAGAGGCGCAAAAACGGAAAGAGCAACGGCAAGCGGAAGAAGAGCTCGCAAAGGCCAAACAATTAAAAGAGGAATTGGAGAAGATTACCGTAGAGTTGGCGGCGAAAGCCGGAGAAGGCGGCCGTTTATTCGGATCCATTACAAGCAAACAAATTGCCGAGGCGCTTCAATCCCAGCATAATATCAAAATCGATAAGCGTAAAATCGAACTTGACGATGCGATTCGTTCACTAGGATATACAAATGTGCCTGTCAAACTTCATCCAGAAGTCACAGCGACATTAAAAGTACACGTAACAGAACAGAAATAA
- the ssb gene encoding single-stranded DNA-binding protein produces the protein MINRVILVGRLTRDPELRYTPSGVAVATFTLAVNRPFTNQQGEREADFINCVVWRRQAENVANFLKKGSLAGVDGRLQTRSYEGQDGRRVYVTEVVADSVQFLEPKSSTEQRGTTAGGYYGEPFPLGPDQNHRYPNEKDFSRIDEDPFANDGQPIDISDDDLPF, from the coding sequence ATGATTAACCGCGTAATTCTCGTCGGAAGGTTAACGAGAGATCCGGAATTACGCTATACTCCAAGTGGGGTGGCTGTTGCAACGTTTACGCTCGCTGTCAATCGGCCGTTTACCAACCAACAAGGCGAACGGGAAGCCGACTTTATCAATTGTGTCGTTTGGCGGCGCCAGGCGGAGAATGTGGCGAATTTCTTAAAAAAAGGAAGTTTAGCCGGAGTCGACGGTCGTTTGCAAACCCGCAGCTATGAAGGTCAAGATGGAAGACGTGTATATGTGACAGAAGTGGTTGCTGATAGCGTCCAATTTCTTGAGCCGAAAAGTAGCACAGAACAGCGTGGAACGACAGCAGGCGGCTACTATGGGGAGCCATTCCCACTTGGACCAGATCAGAACCATCGCTATCCAAATGAAAAAGATTTTAGTCGCATAGATGAAGATCCTTTTGCCAATGACGGCCAGCCGATCGATATTTCGGATGATGATTTGCCATTTTAA
- the yyaC gene encoding spore protease YyaC, translating to MSIPSIFFSSKDDKERVFHDEHGASTFIALRLVSLLPDPLSQPVAIVCIGTDRSTGDSLGPLVGTMLKEKHLSHFHVYGTLEEPIHAVNLEEKINAIRSIHHDTFMIAIDACLGRLKSVGAITIAKGPVRPGAGVNKQLPPVGDVHITGVVNVSGFMEFFVLQNTRLHLVMNMAKTIANGIYEADRQLNRKEFLTNTTFAKDYRQPW from the coding sequence ATGAGCATACCATCTATTTTTTTCTCTTCGAAAGATGATAAGGAACGTGTTTTTCATGATGAGCATGGGGCTTCAACGTTCATTGCGCTGCGGCTTGTTTCATTACTTCCTGATCCGTTATCTCAGCCTGTCGCCATTGTTTGCATCGGCACAGACCGTTCAACAGGAGATTCCCTTGGACCGCTTGTTGGCACTATGTTAAAAGAAAAACATCTTTCCCACTTTCATGTATATGGAACATTGGAAGAGCCGATCCATGCTGTCAACTTGGAAGAAAAAATCAACGCTATTCGCTCTATTCACCATGACACGTTTATGATTGCTATCGATGCCTGTTTAGGCCGGCTGAAAAGCGTCGGCGCGATCACAATCGCAAAAGGACCGGTACGGCCTGGAGCCGGAGTGAATAAACAGCTTCCTCCTGTCGGCGACGTCCATATTACAGGAGTAGTCAATGTCAGCGGCTTTATGGAATTTTTCGTGTTGCAAAACACCCGCCTCCATCTCGTGATGAACATGGCGAAAACGATCGCCAACGGCATTTACGAAGCCGACCGGCAGTTAAACCGAAAAGAGTTTTTGACAAATACAACATTTGCTAAAGATTATCGTCAGCCATGGTAA
- a CDS encoding molybdopterin-dependent oxidoreductase codes for MGVTHVTSCPLNCWDVCGLKVTVQDGKVKQVDGDETHPITQGKICARGRMLKERTNSSERLLYPLKKMNGQFMRISWEQALDEVAEKMREIKERYGTTSVLHSHDYANNGLLKNLDQRFFNCYGGVTELTGSLCWGAGIEAQTWDFGNSYSHAPEDIQNSRHVVIWGRNVARTNMHLFQHLLAAKKRGTKIIVIDPLFQQTAQIADMYVSVRPGMDAFLAMGIIKEMLRLGLEDRAFIEQHTVGFADVEAILESITMEKIERLTEVERDVMTQLAVIYGHRPTATYLGLGMQRYANGGNTIRWIDALVAISGNVGIPGGGANFGNLQVGQSFDIAALALPQRKTASRTFTMMKQAESILQATNPDIKMIIVTCGNPLTQVPNTNLVKKAFQSVETVVVFEQFMTDTAELADYVFPVTTVFEEEDIYYSSMYHAYVNYGPKLVEPPGEAKSDLWIWTELAKRLGFGADFAYTREEFLKMGLKPLEQYGITLERLKEEKHLLLPVQPVPWSDYRFQTPSGKYEFTSALAKQKGMNGKLQIMYPAESEITNPLLAKKYPYRLLTIHPLRSNHSQHYHLVEAIQAVKIEVAKDVAEEKGLSEGDKARVFNDRGELIGTVKILAKAHPKTINIDEGQWAKFGGAVNVLTSDRESDNGRGSTLYDCLVNIEKVEND; via the coding sequence ATGGGAGTAACGCACGTCACATCGTGCCCGCTAAACTGCTGGGATGTGTGCGGACTAAAAGTAACGGTTCAAGACGGAAAAGTGAAACAAGTGGACGGGGATGAAACACATCCGATTACGCAAGGGAAAATTTGCGCCCGCGGCCGTATGCTCAAAGAGCGGACGAATTCAAGTGAGCGCCTTTTGTATCCATTAAAAAAAATGAACGGTCAGTTTATGCGTATTTCCTGGGAGCAAGCGCTCGATGAAGTGGCGGAAAAAATGAGGGAAATCAAGGAACGTTACGGGACGACCTCGGTGCTTCATAGCCATGATTACGCCAATAACGGATTGTTAAAAAATTTAGACCAACGCTTTTTTAACTGCTATGGCGGCGTGACGGAACTAACAGGCAGTTTATGCTGGGGGGCGGGCATTGAAGCACAGACATGGGATTTTGGCAATTCCTATAGCCACGCTCCGGAAGATATTCAAAACAGCCGCCACGTCGTTATTTGGGGGCGGAATGTGGCGCGGACGAATATGCATTTGTTTCAGCATCTGCTTGCGGCGAAAAAGCGGGGAACAAAGATCATTGTCATTGATCCGCTGTTTCAGCAAACGGCGCAAATCGCCGATATGTATGTATCCGTAAGACCAGGAATGGATGCGTTTTTAGCGATGGGAATTATAAAAGAAATGCTGCGCCTAGGTTTGGAAGACCGCGCGTTTATTGAACAGCATACCGTTGGGTTTGCCGACGTCGAGGCGATACTAGAAAGTATAACGATGGAAAAAATTGAGCGGCTTACGGAAGTGGAGCGCGACGTGATGACGCAATTAGCTGTTATTTACGGACATCGCCCAACCGCTACTTATTTAGGGCTTGGCATGCAACGATACGCGAACGGAGGCAATACGATCCGCTGGATTGACGCGCTGGTGGCGATAAGCGGTAATGTCGGCATTCCAGGGGGCGGGGCGAATTTCGGCAATCTGCAAGTCGGACAATCTTTTGATATTGCCGCACTTGCTCTTCCACAGCGAAAAACAGCTTCCCGTACGTTTACGATGATGAAACAGGCGGAAAGCATTTTGCAGGCGACAAACCCGGATATTAAAATGATCATCGTGACGTGCGGAAACCCGCTCACACAAGTGCCGAATACGAACTTAGTGAAAAAGGCGTTCCAGTCCGTAGAAACGGTCGTGGTATTCGAACAGTTTATGACGGATACTGCCGAACTGGCCGATTATGTATTTCCGGTAACGACGGTATTTGAGGAAGAAGACATTTATTATTCGTCCATGTACCATGCTTACGTCAACTATGGACCAAAGCTTGTTGAACCGCCGGGTGAGGCAAAATCCGACCTTTGGATTTGGACGGAGCTGGCGAAACGGCTTGGTTTTGGCGCTGATTTTGCTTATACAAGGGAAGAATTTTTAAAAATGGGGTTAAAGCCATTGGAACAATACGGCATCACGCTCGAACGGCTAAAAGAGGAAAAGCATCTGCTTCTCCCGGTTCAGCCTGTGCCATGGAGCGACTACCGCTTCCAAACGCCGAGCGGAAAGTATGAGTTTACTTCCGCATTAGCAAAGCAAAAGGGAATGAATGGCAAACTGCAAATCATGTATCCAGCCGAGTCGGAAATAACGAATCCGTTATTAGCGAAAAAATACCCGTACCGTTTGTTGACGATTCACCCGCTCCGTTCGAATCATTCCCAACATTATCATCTTGTCGAAGCGATTCAAGCGGTAAAAATCGAAGTGGCAAAAGATGTTGCGGAAGAAAAGGGATTGTCAGAAGGAGATAAGGCAAGGGTGTTCAACGATCGCGGCGAATTAATAGGAACGGTAAAAATTCTTGCTAAAGCCCATCCGAAAACGATCAATATTGATGAAGGACAATGGGCGAAATTTGGCGGTGCGGTCAATGTGTTGACATCGGACCGCGAATCGGACAACGGGCGCGGCAGCACTTTATACGACTGTTTAGTCAATATCGAAAAGGTGGAAAATGACTAG
- the ychF gene encoding redox-regulated ATPase YchF, with translation MGLTAGIVGLPNVGKSTLFNAITKAGAESANYPFCTIEPNIGIVEVPDERLKVLTEMFKPKRTVPTVFEFTDIAGIVKGASKGEGLGNKFLSHIRQVDAICQVVRCFTDENITHVAGKVDPLADIETINLELILADLETVDKRIDRVGKIAKQKDKDAAFEYDILLRLKETFEAGKPARTLSFTEEEMKVVKQLHLLTIKPMLYVANVGEEDVANPNSNPFVQQVREFAKSDNAEVIVVCAKIEEEIAQLDDEEKELFLQELGIEQSGLDQLIRASYSLLGLATFFTAGEQEVRAWTFRKGMKAPECAGIIHSDFERGFIRAETVSYEDLVAAGSMAAAREAGKIRLEGKDYEVQDGDIIYFRFNV, from the coding sequence ATGGGATTGACAGCTGGAATCGTCGGGTTGCCAAATGTCGGCAAGTCGACGCTATTTAATGCGATTACGAAGGCAGGAGCAGAGTCTGCCAATTATCCTTTCTGTACCATTGAGCCAAACATCGGCATTGTCGAAGTGCCGGATGAACGGCTAAAAGTGTTGACGGAAATGTTTAAGCCGAAGCGCACGGTACCAACAGTGTTTGAATTTACCGATATCGCTGGCATCGTTAAAGGGGCAAGCAAAGGAGAAGGGCTTGGCAATAAATTTTTATCGCACATTCGCCAAGTCGATGCAATCTGCCAAGTTGTCCGCTGTTTTACGGATGAAAATATCACCCATGTAGCGGGAAAAGTCGATCCGCTTGCCGATATTGAAACGATCAATTTAGAGTTAATTTTGGCCGACTTAGAAACGGTGGATAAACGAATCGACCGCGTCGGCAAAATCGCCAAACAAAAAGATAAGGATGCCGCTTTTGAATATGATATTTTATTGCGCTTAAAAGAAACCTTTGAGGCTGGAAAACCTGCGCGTACCCTTTCTTTTACAGAAGAAGAAATGAAAGTGGTAAAACAGCTTCATTTATTAACGATTAAACCAATGTTATATGTAGCTAACGTCGGTGAAGAAGACGTGGCGAACCCAAACAGCAATCCGTTTGTGCAGCAAGTTCGCGAATTTGCAAAAAGCGACAATGCGGAAGTTATTGTCGTGTGCGCAAAAATTGAAGAGGAAATCGCGCAATTGGACGATGAGGAAAAAGAGCTGTTTTTACAAGAACTTGGCATTGAACAATCAGGACTCGATCAATTAATTCGCGCATCGTACAGCTTGCTTGGTCTGGCGACATTTTTCACCGCGGGAGAACAAGAAGTGCGTGCCTGGACGTTCCGTAAAGGCATGAAAGCACCGGAATGCGCGGGAATTATTCACTCTGATTTTGAACGCGGGTTTATTCGCGCCGAAACGGTTTCATACGAAGATTTAGTTGCAGCGGGATCGATGGCAGCGGCGCGCGAAGCTGGAAAAATCCGCCTTGAAGGAAAAGACTACGAAGTGCAGGATGGCGATATTATTTATTTCCGCTTTAATGTTTGA
- the rpsF gene encoding 30S ribosomal protein S6 produces MRKYEIMYIIRPNMDEEARQALVERFNTILKENGAEITNVTDWGKRRLAYEIKKYRDGHYMIVNVVSEPKAVQEFDRLARISDDIIRHIVVKEEE; encoded by the coding sequence GTGAGAAAATACGAAATTATGTACATCATCCGCCCAAATATGGACGAAGAAGCAAGACAAGCTCTAGTAGAACGTTTCAATACTATTTTAAAAGAAAATGGTGCGGAAATTACAAATGTGACGGATTGGGGCAAACGCCGCTTAGCATATGAAATTAAAAAATATCGTGACGGCCATTACATGATTGTTAATGTCGTTTCTGAACCAAAAGCGGTGCAAGAGTTTGACCGTTTAGCGCGAATCAGTGATGATATTATCCGTCATATCGTTGTTAAAGAAGAAGAATAA
- a CDS encoding DUF951 domain-containing protein — MENKEFGLYDIVEMKKPHPCGTNRWKVIRLGADIRIKCEGCAHSVLLPRKEFVRKLKKVLVKHEE; from the coding sequence ATGGAAAATAAAGAATTTGGATTATATGATATCGTGGAAATGAAAAAGCCGCATCCGTGCGGCACGAACCGCTGGAAAGTCATCCGTTTAGGCGCCGATATTCGCATCAAATGCGAAGGTTGCGCCCATAGTGTGCTTCTTCCGCGCAAAGAGTTTGTAAGAAAGCTGAAAAAAGTGTTGGTGAAGCATGAGGAGTAG
- the rpsR gene encoding 30S ribosomal protein S18: MAGRKGGRAKRRKVCYFTANGITHIDYKDVDLLKKFISERGKILPRRVTGTSAKYQRKLTVAIKRARQMALLPYVADE, encoded by the coding sequence ATGGCAGGACGCAAAGGCGGACGCGCAAAACGTCGGAAAGTATGCTATTTCACAGCGAACGGAATTACACATATTGACTATAAAGACGTTGATTTGTTGAAAAAATTCATTTCCGAACGCGGTAAAATTTTGCCTCGCCGTGTTACGGGAACAAGCGCGAAATATCAACGCAAATTAACGGTTGCGATTAAACGCGCTCGGCAAATGGCATTATTGCCATATGTAGCAGACGAATAA
- the dnaB gene encoding replicative DNA helicase has product MSELFSERIPPQSIEAEQAVLGAVFLDPSALTLASEILIPEDFYRAAHQKIFHAMLRVADKGEPVDLVTVTAELADTQQLEEVGGVSYLSELADSVPTAANVEYYARIVEEKSVLRRLIRTASSIAQDGYTREDEVDVLLDEAERKIMEISQRKHSGTFKNIKEVLVQTYDNIEMLHNRKGEVTGIPTGFTELDRMTSGFQRSDFIIVAARPSVGKTAFALNIAQNVATKTNENVAIFSLEMSAQQLVMRMLCAEGNINAQNLRTGKLTPEDWGKLTMAMGSLSNAGIYIDDTPSIRVSDIRAKCRRLKQESGLGMVVIDYLQLIQGSGRNRENRQQEVSEISRSLKALARELEVPVIALSQLSRSVEQRQDKRPMMSDIRESGSIEQDADIVAFLYRDDYYNKDSENKNIIEIIIAKQRNGPVGTVQLAFIKEYNKFVNLERRFDDAQIPPGA; this is encoded by the coding sequence ATGAGCGAGCTATTTTCGGAACGGATTCCTCCGCAAAGCATTGAAGCGGAACAGGCTGTGCTAGGCGCCGTATTCCTTGATCCTTCCGCTTTAACGTTAGCTTCGGAAATTTTAATTCCGGAAGATTTTTATCGCGCTGCCCATCAAAAGATTTTTCATGCGATGCTTCGTGTCGCGGATAAAGGTGAACCAGTCGATTTAGTTACGGTAACGGCCGAGCTTGCCGATACGCAGCAATTGGAAGAAGTGGGCGGTGTCTCGTATTTAAGCGAGCTTGCTGATTCAGTGCCGACAGCGGCCAACGTTGAATATTACGCGCGCATTGTAGAAGAAAAATCCGTGTTGCGCCGCTTGATTCGCACCGCCTCGTCGATTGCGCAAGACGGCTACACAAGAGAAGATGAAGTAGACGTTTTGCTTGACGAAGCAGAGCGGAAAATCATGGAGATTTCGCAGCGCAAACATTCAGGCACATTTAAAAATATTAAAGAAGTCCTTGTGCAGACATATGATAATATTGAAATGCTCCATAATCGAAAAGGCGAGGTGACGGGAATCCCGACTGGATTTACGGAGCTTGACCGCATGACATCGGGATTTCAGCGCAGCGATTTTATTATTGTTGCGGCCCGTCCATCTGTAGGAAAAACAGCGTTTGCTTTAAATATTGCGCAAAACGTGGCGACAAAAACGAATGAAAACGTCGCGATTTTTAGTTTGGAAATGAGCGCTCAGCAACTAGTGATGCGGATGTTATGCGCGGAAGGAAATATTAACGCGCAAAATTTGCGGACCGGAAAACTGACGCCGGAAGATTGGGGCAAACTTACGATGGCAATGGGGAGTCTGTCGAACGCTGGCATTTATATCGATGATACGCCTAGCATCCGCGTCAGCGATATTCGCGCCAAATGCCGGCGTCTAAAGCAAGAAAGCGGACTAGGCATGGTGGTGATCGATTACTTGCAGCTCATTCAAGGAAGCGGCAGAAACAGGGAAAACCGGCAGCAGGAAGTGTCGGAAATCTCCCGCTCCTTAAAAGCGTTAGCCCGTGAATTAGAAGTACCGGTCATCGCGTTATCGCAGCTGTCCCGAAGCGTCGAGCAGCGTCAAGATAAGCGGCCGATGATGTCCGATATCCGCGAATCAGGAAGTATCGAGCAAGACGCCGATATTGTCGCCTTTTTATACCGTGATGACTATTACAATAAAGATTCGGAGAACAAAAACATTATCGAGATTATTATCGCTAAACAGCGCAACGGCCCGGTTGGGACAGTGCAGCTTGCATTTATTAAAGAATATAATAAGTTCGTCAATTTGGAACGTCGTTTTGATGATGCGCAAATTCCGCCAGGGGCGTAA
- a CDS encoding mechanosensitive ion channel family protein gives MVKQSKIFDRLFGFATDEEFWVNLGAGALKIILILVLCTVAKKVLTVAVHNIFKVRQKAPIRISERREATLLRLLDNVIKYVLYSIALIMILDTLGAKVQALLAGAGIVGLAVGFGAQSLVKDVITGFFIIFEDQFAVGDYVRIGNFEGYVEAIGLRVTKIKSWTGEIHILPNGSITQVTNYSLSNSVAVVDVSIAYEEDIEKVEEAISELLPQLPAKYEDMVAPPELLGVQNLANSEVVMRIVCETKPMRHVSVARAIRKEIKMHLDEKGIEIPYPRLVLHNRNEQEKQSVQQAKENA, from the coding sequence ATGGTAAAACAGAGCAAGATTTTCGACCGATTGTTTGGATTTGCTACAGACGAAGAGTTTTGGGTCAATTTAGGGGCAGGAGCGTTAAAAATCATTTTGATTTTGGTGTTATGCACCGTTGCCAAAAAAGTGTTGACAGTAGCCGTCCATAATATTTTCAAAGTGCGGCAAAAGGCGCCGATCCGCATTTCTGAGCGGCGGGAAGCAACATTGTTAAGGCTCCTCGATAATGTGATTAAGTACGTACTATATTCTATTGCGTTGATTATGATTTTAGATACGTTGGGCGCGAAAGTACAAGCGCTTTTAGCAGGCGCGGGAATTGTCGGACTTGCTGTTGGTTTCGGCGCGCAAAGTTTAGTAAAGGATGTCATTACCGGATTTTTTATTATTTTTGAAGATCAGTTTGCGGTAGGAGACTATGTCCGCATCGGCAATTTTGAAGGATATGTGGAGGCAATCGGTTTACGGGTAACGAAAATTAAAAGTTGGACGGGAGAAATTCATATTTTGCCAAACGGAAGCATTACGCAAGTGACGAACTACTCTCTCAGCAATAGCGTTGCTGTAGTCGATGTCAGCATTGCGTATGAAGAGGATATTGAAAAAGTAGAAGAAGCGATTAGCGAACTGCTGCCGCAATTGCCGGCAAAATACGAAGACATGGTTGCTCCGCCTGAATTGTTGGGCGTGCAAAATTTAGCTAATTCTGAAGTAGTGATGCGCATCGTCTGCGAAACAAAACCGATGCGTCATGTTTCTGTGGCAAGAGCGATTCGAAAAGAGATAAAAATGCATTTAGATGAAAAGGGAATCGAAATTCCGTATCCACGCCTCGTTCTTCATAATCGCAATGAGCAAGAAAAACAATCTGTTCAGCAAGCCAAAGAAAACGCCTAG